DNA from Desulfovibrio sp.:
GTCAATGTGAGTGGCCTGCACGAACTGGTGGCCAACGCCCTGGTTATGAAGGGCGAATGCAAGCGCACCATGGACCTGCGTCAGGAAGACCTGCCCAATGTGGTGGACGACGAGGACGCGCCCGAAGCACAGGGGGAGGGCCAATAAATGTATAACGCCAAAGCAGTTATCGTTGGGATCATAGTATTTGTGGCCCTGTTCACCTCCCCTTTCTGGCTGAGCATGATGGGGAAGGATTACAAGAGCACCGGCATTGAGCTGCCCAAGGGCGAAAAGGATTGCATCGAGGACGTGCAGTTCATGCGCGACCAGCACATGCGCCTGCTCAATGAATGGCGCGACGAGGCCCTGCGCAAGGAAAACCGCGTCTATGTGGCCACCAGCGGCAAAAAGTGGAACATCAGCCTTCAGAATACCTGCTTGAAGTGCCATAATGACTACAAGGGATTCTGTGAAAAGTGCCATACGGCTAACGGCGTTGATCCCTATTGCTGGACTTGCCACATCATTCCCCAGGGGAGCAAGTAATGAACAAGAGCAGAAGAAGCTTTCTGAAAGTGGCGGGCTTTTCGGCCTTCGCCCTTACCAGCGGCATGGCTGCCCTGTCTGGCGTTGCCCAGGCGCAGATTGCCCCCGGCAAGTATGAGCCCGCGGCCAATGCACTGCATGCCAAGCGCTGGGCCATGGTCATCGACACGCGCCAGTTTGCGGGCCCTGAAGACTACAAGCCCCTGAGCGACGCATGCCACGCCTTCCACAACGTACCGCAGGTTCCCGGCAACCAGGAAATCAAGTGGTTCTGGCTGGACAGCTACGCCCATGTCTTCCCTGACGACATGAACGCGCACCTGAACACGCACTCCCGCGAGTCCATGTACCCGCTGCTGTGCAACCACTGCACCAATCCGCCCTGCGTGCGCGTGTGTCCCACACAGGCCACCTACAAGATGGAAGACGGCATTGTGGCCATGGACTACCACCGCTGCATCGGCTGCCGGTTCTGCATGGCTGGCTGTCCCTACGGCGCGCGTTCCTTCAACTTCAAAGACCCGCGCAAGTTCCTGTCCAACCCCGTGCCCAATCCCGAATACCCCACGCGCATGATCGGCGTGGTCGAGAAGTGCACGTTCTGCGCCGAGCGCCTTGCCGTAGGCAAGCTGCCCGCCTGCGTGGAAGCGGCCAATGGCAAGATACTTTTCGGCGACCTGGAAGACCCCAATTCAACGGTGCGCCAGGCTTTGGCCGCCAATTACAGTATTCGCCGCAAGCCCAGCCTGGGCACCCAGCCCGGCGTCTACTACCTTATCTAGGGAGAACAGGCCATGCTTGAAAAATTGCTCGACGGTCCTAAGACCTACTACATGTGGCTGATCTTCCTGCTGGTTCTTATCGCGGGTTGCGGCCTTGTGTACCTCGATCAGTTGCAGAACGGTCTCTCCGTCACCGGCCTCAGCCGTGACGTTTCGTGGGGATTGTACATTTCGCAGTTCACCTATTTCGTGGGTGTGGCGGCCTCGGCCGTCATGCTGGTGCTGCCCACCTACTTCCATCACTACAAAAAGTTCAAACGCATGATCATCTTTGGTGAATTCATGGCCGTCGCGGCCGTGGTCATGTGCGCGCTCTTCATCGTGGTGGACCTTGGTCAGCCCCAGCGCATGCTCAACGTCATGCTTCACCCCTCGCCCCATTCCGTCATGTTCTACGACATGATGGTGCTCATCGGGTACCTGGGTCTGAACATCATCATCGGCTGGGTCACTCTTGAGGCCGAAAGGCACGAGATTGAGCCCCCCAAATGGATCAAGCCCCTTATCTACATCTCCGTCCTGTGGGCTTTCTCCATCCATACGGTCACGGCCTTCCTGTACGCGGGCATTCCCGGCCGCCATTACTGGCTCACCGCCATTATGGCCGCCCGCTTCCTGTCCTCGGCCTTCTGCTCCGGTCCTGCCATCCTGCTCCTGCTGATGATGGTGCTGCGCCGCCTGACGGGCTTCGAGCCCGGCAAGGAAGCCGTAAAGACCCTGACCATCATCATTGTGTACGCCATGTGCATCAACGTGTTCTTCTATCTGCTGGAAATCTTCACCGCCTTCTACAGCGGCGTTCCCGGACATGAAGAACCCATCCACTTCCTCTTCTTCGGGCATGACGGTCATCTGCCCTGGGTGAGCTACTGGATGTGGGGCGCTGTTATCATGGCCTTCGCTTCTCTGGCCCTGCTCATTCCGCCCAAGCTGCGCGAAAACCCCTGTCTGCTGCCCATCGCCCTCATCATGCTGGTGCTGGCCTCCTGGATCGACAAGGGTCTTGGCCTGCTGGTGGCCGGTTTCACGCCCAACATGTTTGAAGCCTTTACGCCCTACATGCCCAGCGCCAAGGAAATTGCCGTGGCTCTCGGCGTCTACGGCGTCGGCGCTCTGGTGCTTTCGCTGCTCTGGCGTATAGCCCTTGGCGTCAAGATGGAAGTGAACCACATGAACGACTAGGTTGACCGCGAGGTTGACCGCGAGGTCGGCCTACGGTGAAAAAAACCGTTGCCAAAGCCCCCGTGTTCGCACGGGGGCTTTCCTATATTAGCCAATTGTGATAAAATTCTCTTATCAGAGCTTGTGCGCCTTGACTGCGCCGGGTCGCCTGCGTGGCCCACAGGCGTGAAAGAGCCTGTGCTGGTCCCCCCTGTCTGGCGCATACGCCAGTGGCGACAGGGGCGACGGCGGCAGACAGGGGCGTCGGTGGCACGCCGCAAAGCAGCCCTCCGTCAGGATGCAGCACACGGCGCAACTATAAATTTACAGCGCCATCCGGTCGGGGAGACCCTCAACACAAAGTTGAAATCGGACAGAACGTTGCACAAACTCAGGGGCATGTCAGCGTCAAAGCCGCAGGTATGTGGCCAAATCCATAAGCTCAACAAGGCGGCATGCTTGACTTTCATTGCCCCCCAAAGGCATAGTACAGACCATTGCCATCATTATTTGCAAGGAGATCACGATGCAGCAAGCGCTTAAAGACGCCATAACCATTTGCAAAACTTTTTTGCGCAACGGCTATGACGCGCATGTCATCAATGCTCCCTTGCAGGAACATCTGCTCCAGAAGGTTGACCATCTGGCCGTGGACATTGCCTGCGAGCCGGACATGGACACCCTGTTCAAGCTTTTTCCCAAAGCCACGCCCACATCCGAAAATCGGGCACTGGCCGTTATGGAAGAAAACGGCGTCACATTCCGTTTTTATCCTCTTGAAGTGGCTGCGGCCGGACACCCCGAACTGTCGCTGGTCAGGATCACGCCCACGATGATCGCACTCTTGAGCCCGGAAGAGCGCCTCAAGCTGCGCCTCACCGGCTTCAATGCGCCCGAACCCAGCGGCGACGTGTATGACGGTTTTGAAGACATCAAGAGCGGAGCCATCTGCCTCGCGGGCCTGCCGGACGAAACCCTGCGCCACAACTATCTGCTGGCTGTTCGCGCCCTGCGTTTTGCCGCCAACTTTGACCTGCCCATTGAGCCCAACACCTGGCTGGCCATTATCCGCGCCTCCAGCCGCGTGCTTGATTACGTGCCCGCCACCGACATCATGGATGAATGGCGCAAGGTTGCCGCCGAAAACATGTACCGCTTCGTCCGCCTGCTGTTTGACGCCCATATCCTTCAGGGGCTCATCCCCGAAGTGGCGTCACTCTCCTGCCTGACGCAGATGCGCAACAAGGAAGGCGACACCGAAAACGTGTTCGAACACACGCTTGAATGTATGAAGTGCTATCCTGAAGAGGATTTTCACTACGACTGGCTGGGCACCATGGCCATGCTGTTTCACGATGTGGGCAAGCTCTACACCGGCGAATACTATGACGGCCTGTGGACCTACTACCAGCACCACCGCGTCGGCGCCAAGGTCACGCGCAAGATACTGCGCCGCCTGCACTTTACCCAGGAAGACATCGACCTTTTGTGCAACCTTGTGCGCAATCACATGCGTTTCCACTTCATGATGACGGACAGGGGCATACGCCGTTTCAAGGCGCTGGACGATTACCCCCGGCTTATCGCCATGGCCCGGGCCGACCTCAAGGCTCGCGACGGCATCCCCACTTCGTTCAACCACAATATGAAGTATCTGGACCGCGCGGAAACGCCGGAACAGATGCTGGAACCCCTGCTCAACGGCAATGAGATCATGAGCGAGACAAAGCTGTCGCCCGGCCCGCAGGTGGGGGTTATTCGTGATGCCCTGCTCAAGGCGCAGATTGCCGGAGAGGTCACGGATCTGGATTCAGCAGTGCTTTTTGTGCGGGACTACGCGCGGAAGTCTGTAGGGTAGTGGTTGGGGTTGATTTGACGCTGGTTTGGACTGTGTGACTGTTGGGGCCGTCTCTGAAATATGGGGCGGCCTTTTTTTTTTTGGTTTGATGTTTCACGTGCGGCTAAGTGGTGGCGGTTCTGGTTTGCTTTTGAGTTTTTGGGCCTGTCGCATAATTGAAATGTATGTGCCCTGCGGGCACGGCGGCTTTTCTTTATTTTAGTTTGGGCCGCCTCCGGCGTGGGCAGATGGGGGCCTGTTAGGGGCTGCCGCCCCTCCGAGGCCCCCTCTGCACTCCCCCCGGACGACCCCGCTGGGCTTGTCGTACATCTCCACTCCCACGGGTTAGCCCTTTAGGGCTTTCCATATTCCTCCATTCCGCAAGGGCTGCGCGGCTTCTGCTTCGGGAGCTTCCTCGCTTCGCTCGGCGATCTCCCTGCGCGCCGCGCAATGCCAGTGTCCGCTTTTGCTTTGAGAGGGAAAGGTGATGCGGCTCAGGTTGCTGCTCGTTCGGCAAAATAGCTATAGCGGTAAAAATCATTACGCGAGTCTGTGAATACCGCTCACCACGCAAACGACCAAAGCAGAAGAGACGCAAAGGGTTTGTGCCCGCCAGGTGTCATCCAAGCCTCTCAAAACTAGAGTCAAGGCACAAACCCTTCACCGCAACGTGTCTTTACACACAACGTGCCTTCCTCCAACAATAATACACCGCCATCCAAGGCCCCTCACAGCCAATGAGACGCCCTCACGATCTCTATCCTACGCGATGGCGCACACTGGCATTGCGCGGCGCGCAGGGAGATCGCCGAGCGCAGCGAGGAAGCTCCCGAAGCGACAGCCGCGCGGCCCTCGCCAATCTGCGGTGGTTGGAAAGCTCAGGGGGGGTAAACGGGGGGAGTGCAGAGGGGGCCTCGCCAGGGGGCGCAGCCCCCTTCACAGGCCCCTTCTGCCCCCGCCGGAGGCGGCCCAAACAACATAAAAGGAAAAGCCGCCATGCCCGCAGGGCACATGCACTTCAACCAAGTGACAGGCCAAAATAAAAAACAACGCTCCACACACAACGTGCCTTCCTCCAACAATAATACACCGCCATCCAAGGCCCCTCACAGCCAATGAGACGCCCTCACGATCTCTATCCTACGCGAAGGCGCACACTGGCATTGCGCGGCGCGCAGGGAGATCGCCGAGCGCAGCGAGGAAGCTCCCGAAGCGACAGCCGCGCAGCCCTCGCCAATCTGTGGTGGTTGGAAAGCCCAGGGGGGTAAACGGGGGGAGTGCAGAGGGGGCCTCGCCAGGGGGCGCAGCCCCCTTCACAGGCCCCTTCTGCCCCCGCCGGAGGCGGCCCAAACAACATAAAAGGAAAAGCCGCCATGTCCGCAGGACACATGCACTTCAACCAAGTGACAGGCCAAAATAAAAAACAACGCCCCATACACAACGTGCCTTCCTCCAACAATAATACACCGCCATCCAAGGCCCCTCACAGCCAATGAGACGCCCTCACGATCTCTATCCTAAGCGAAGGCGCACACTGGCATTGCGCGGCGCGCAGGGAGATCGCCGAGCGAAGCGAGGAAGCTCCCGAAGCGACAGCCGCGCAGCCCTCGCCAATCTGCGGTGGTTGGAAAGCCCAGGGGGGTAAACGGGGGGAGTGCAGAGGGGGCCTCGCCAGGGGGCGCAGCCCCCTTCACAGGCCCCTTCTGCCCCCGCCGGAGGCGGCCCAAACAACATAAATAGAAAAGCCCTCGTGTCCGCAGGACACAACAGCCACCTCTCAAAGGACAAACCTCGCATACTGCCACGCCGGAGACGGCCCAAACAACATAAAGAAAAAAAGCCTCCGTCCCCGCAGGGCACAAAAGCCACCTTTCAAAGGACAAGCCCTGTTTTGCTTTCTCTTGAAGCCTTGCCGCGAACGTTTCGCCTCCCCGCTGGAGGCGGCCCAAACAACATAAAGAAAAAAAACCTCCGTCCCCGCAGGGCACATGCACTTCAATCAAGCGACTGGCCAAAAAACTTAAAAGCACGCAGGAAGCACCGCCCACCGCGAAGGCGGCCCCTTCAACAAATCCCCTTGTGCTCTTTTCCTCCTCCCGGTAAACAAAAGGCGGGCCTTCACGCACAAGGCGAGGCCGTAACACCAACCAGCAGCCAGGACGCCCCCGGCCCCGGCAGGACAGCATGATCAACCTTCTCAATCTCACCCTTCCCGAACTGGAAGCATGGACGCAGACAGAACTGGGCGAACCCAAGTTCCGCGCCATGCAGATCTGGCAATGGATATGGCAGCGCATGGCCCGTGATTTCGACATCATGACCAACATTTCCCGGCCCTGCCGCGAACGCATGGCCGCCAAAGCCTGCATCGTCTGGCCGGAAGTCACCGCTGTGGAAGAAAGCCAGGACGGAACCACCAAGTTTTTGCTGCGCCTTGAAGACGGCGCGCAGGTGGAGACCGTCCTCATCCCCTCGGATTCACGTGAAGGCGTGCGCCGCTGGACTCAATGCCTTTCCTGTCAGGTGGGCTGCGCCATGGGCTGTACCTTCTGCTCCACAGGGCAGATGGGCTTTGAGCGCAACATGACCATGGCCGAAATTCTCGGCCAGATTCTCGTTGCCCGCGAACATCTGGGCGACACACGCCTGCACTGGCCCATGCTGCGCAACATCGTTTTTATGGGCATGGGCGAACCCCTGCTGAATTTTAGCGAAGTCATGCGTTCATTGCAGAGCCTCAACAGCGACAAGGGACTGAACTTTTCACCGCGCCGCATCACGGTGTCCACCTGCGGCATTGAAAAAAACCTCAAGGAACTGGGCGAATGCGGCCTGGCTTTTCTGGCGGTTTCGCTGCACGCGCCCAATCAGGAGCTGCGCGCCCGCATCATGCCCAAGGCCGCCCGCTGGCCCCTGGATCGCCTCATGTCCACGCTCCAGTCCTACTCGCTCAACACGCGGGAACGCATCACCTTTGAGTACCTGCTGCTCGGCGGCGTCAACGACGGGCTGGAGCACGCGCGGGAACTGGTGCCCCTGGTCAATTCCGTCAAAGGCAAGCTGAATCTCATTGTGTACAATGCCGCTGAAGGCTCGCCCTACGCCGCGCCCAGCCATGAGCGCGTGCTGGCTTTTGAGAAATATCTCTGGGATCGCGGCGTCACGGCCATCCTGCGCAAAAGCAAGGGACAGGACATCAAGGCGGCCTGCGGCCAGCTCAAGGCCGCCAGACAAAAGGAACAATTGGACGAGAGTGGGGTTGATTACGAATAAAATGAGTACGCTGCTTTGTGGGGGAGGGACCCTTTTGCATAAGGGTCTCCTCCCCCACGCCCCCTCCCCCTAAAACCTTTATTGCAGTGTAGCATATATCCACAAGGTGGTTTCTGATCTGGAGAGGGGGCGACAGAAACAGTGTCTTCCAGATAGCACGCCCAAGATACAAAAAAGGCGGCCCGACTTTCAAAGCCGGGCCGCCTTATCATTTATAATCTAGAGCAGATTAACTTTGAGAATATACATTCTCAAAGTTTAAGACACGCTCACTTCGGCGTTTAACCGCGCAGATAAACTGCGCTTACGCCTCCGTAGCGAACGTCTGCTCACGCAGCCGTCAGAGCAATTTAAAAGCTAAATTGCTCTAAGGAAGCATTAAAGAGCCTCCTGGAAACGCGCAGTTATTTTGTTTGGCAAGGCGCAATCTTTTTTTGAAGCAGGAGTGGACTCTTCCGTCCTCGACTGTTTCAAAAAAAGGGAAGCAACGCCGCCAAACGGAATAAATCAGCGTTTCCCTAAAAACCGACGCTATCAGCCCTTGAGGGCCTTCTTGCCAAGTTCCAGAGCGTGCAGGTTCACTTCCTGAAGCTTGGCCGGCAGGAACTTTTTAATGGCCGCTTCAAGCGCGTCAACGCCAAAGGGCAAAACGCCCGATGCGCAAACGGCGCTCAAAAGCACGGTATTGCCGCTCTGCACGGAGCCTGCCTGTATTCCCAGTTCACGACAGGGAATGAAATGGCACAGCCCCGCCACTTCGCGCACGCTGGCTTCAATGCGGCTCATGGCGGGATAGTCGGCCTTGCCCAGCGACACGCTTAACGGCGGCATGGGATCGCTGCTGGAAAATACCGCGCCGCCCTTTTTGAGATAGGGCAGGCCGCGCAGGGTTTCCAAAGGTTCAAAGCCAAGCATGACGTCGGCCTCGCCCAGGTCCAGCTTGGGCGAACGCCAGCCGCCGAGCAGCATGACCGATTCAACCACGCCACCCCGCTGGGCCATGCCGTGCACCTCGCCAGCCACAACGTCCAGCCCGGCTTCAAGAGCCGTACGGGCCAGCAGGGTCGTGGCGGTCAGGGTACCCTGCCCGCCCACACCAGTAAAATACACGCGCATGCGCTTCTGGTTGTTCTGCATAGTCATTGTTCTCACCTATCCCTGACGCTTGCGCGCCTTGAAGGCCCCGGGGGCCACCTGCAAACATACCATGCAGCCCGTGCAAAGGGTCGCGTCCACGGCCAGATTGTCCCCACTGCGGTAAAAGGCGGGGCAGGCAAGCTGCTCAAGGCAGCGCATGGCCTCAGGCCCCTGCTGCGCCACCTCCGCCACCTGGGGCGAGGTCTTTTTGAGCTGGCGGCGGGCATACAGCACGCAGGGCTCTTCGGTGATGAGCACACGTACGCCGGGCTTGCTCTTCATTTCTTCCAGAGTCTTGGTCAGAGCCTTGATGTTGAAGGCCCGCACCTTGGCAACCTCGGTCACGCCCATGCCGCGCACAATGGTCTCTATGTCCATGTGGCTGCTCATGCCGCCGAGCACATCCTGCAGCATGCCGGGGTTGGGCTGGTGCCCCGTCATGGCCGTGGTGCCGTTGTCCAGAATGACCATGAGCACGTTGTGCTGGTTGAACACAGCGTTGGCCAGCCCGGTCATGCCGGAATGGAAAAAGGTGGAGTCGCCGATAAAGGCGATGACCGGCTTTTCGGAGGCGCGGGCAAAACCGCTGCCCGCCGAGATGGACGAACCCATGCAGACAAGAAAATCTGCTGTGCGCAGGGGCGGCAGAAGCCCCAGGGTGTAGCAGCCGATGTCGCTGGAGTAGTAGGCGTCGTCGCCGAAAACCTGGCGCACCGTGTAGTACACGGCCCTGTGCGAACAGCCGGGGCAAAGGTTGGGCGGACGGCCCGGCAGATCCGACTCGGCGCTGCGCGGTTCCTGCACGTTACAGGAAACCCCCAGCCACTGCGCGAGATCGCGCGTGACAAGGGTGGTGGAGTACTCGCCCTGATGCGTGAGAATGTCGTTCTTGCCGTCAATGACCACAGTCAGCCCGCGCTTCTGCGCCAGGGCGCGGATGTCCTGCTCCAGCAGGTCTTCCCCTTCCTCCAGCACCAGCACGCGCTTGCACTGGTTCAGGAAGGTGCAGATTTTTTCTTCCGGCAGGGGCCAGGTCATGCCCAGTTCCAGCACACGCACGCGGTCTGTCCAGTCATTGGAGGCAAGCGCGTCGGCCAGATAGTTGCGCGAAACGCCGCTGACAATGATGCCCAGATCCGTGGGCGCTGAGGGTTCGGTAACCGTATTGAAGGGGCTTTGCTCCGCAATCTGGCGGGCGCGGGCCACAATTTCGTCCAGCGCCACATGCCGCCTGCGCGCCACGGCGGGCACGGGCACGAAACGCGCAGGATCGCGGCGGAAGTCCACCTTGGGCTGCGGCGCGGGCAGATCGTCAAAATCCACCGGGCCGCGCATGTGACTGATGCGCGTAGTGGTGCGCAGCAGCACGGGTTGCTCAAGCTGGCGGGCAAGGCTGAAGGCCGCGCGGGTCATGTCCTTGGCTTCCTGGGCCGAGGCAGGCTCGAAACAGGGCAGCATGGCAAAGCGCGCGTAATAGCGGTTGTCCTGCTCGTTCTGGCTGGAGTGGCAGCCGGGGTCGTCAGCGGTGAGCACCACCAGCCCGCCGGGCAGGCCAGTGTACACGGCCGTGAACAACGGGTCGGCGGCCACGTTGAGGCCCACGTGCTTCATGGTCACAAGACTCAGAGCGCCGCCCAGGGCAGCACCCGCCGCCACTTCCATGGCGACCTTCTCGTTGACGGAATACTCCAGCCGGTAGCGCCCTTCGCCGCCGATGCGGTGAAATGTGTCCGGCACTTCGGATGAAGGTGTGCCCGGATAACAGGTGACGATGTGCACGCCCGCCTCAAGGGCGCCGCGCACTATGGCCTCATTGCCCAACAACAAATGACGCTCACCGTGAGCGCCGTGCAACAGGGGGTTGTTGCTCATGCTTCCTCCCGGCTCCGACGCGTGGCGCGCGGGCCGCTTCTGCTAAATGCAAGGTGCGCCCGGTGGCGCGCTTTTATTGCACAACAACCCGCAGTGCTGTGCATGCTGCGGGTTGTTGTATGAAATCGTTACGGCTTTGCCTGTTCTGGCTGCGCGGTTTTTTGACCGCCCTTGTCCGCATCCGAAGCGGCCTTGGCGACCGGAGCGCTGGGCGCGGCTTCCGCAGCGGCCAGCTTGGGGTCAAGTTCGGCAGCGCGGGCGCGCAAATAGCTGCTGTTGACGCCGTCAGTCTCACGGGCCAGGGCCAGATAGGTACGGGCCGCCAGTTCATTTTGACCGGCGGCAATGGCGGCTTCAGCCATCATCTGCCGTAGCTGCGGAGCGTTGGCCGCGCCGGGCTGGGTGTTTTGCAGCCCTTGCAGCAGGGTCAGGGCTTCGGCGTTTTTGCCAGCCTTGAGCAGGGCTCCGGCCTCGCCAAGAGAGGCGGACAGGCTGAAAGCGCCGTCAGTGCTTTTGGCGGCCTTGGCGTAAGCCTGGGCGGCGGTGGCATAATCGCCGTTTTCAAGGGCGCTGTGCGCCAGGGCCATATAGGCGGCAAAACGGGTGGAAGAGGGGGCGCCCTCCGCCAGTTGCGAAAGAGCCTTGACCTGATCCGCGCCCTGATTCTGTATGAGGGTGCGCGCCAGGGCGTCGCGGGCTTCTTCCGCCCGGGAGTCGCCGTGCCAGTTATAGATGCCGGTACCAATGAGCACCAGAAGAAACAGCACCAGCACGCCAGCGATAAGACCGGCATGACGCAGCATGAATTGCAGAAGAGGCGCACTCTCCTGGCTTACTTCCAGTTGCAGGTCACGCAGCAGGGGCGCGTCGTCCGCGCCTTGATTCTTTTGCGGATTCATGTATCAAAAACTCCTTAGGGGCGAGATCGCCGCCATTTCCGGCGTGCAAGCAGAGCGCGCACGTTGAGGACGGACTCAGGACGGAAGTCTTCTTCATAGGCCACAAACGGTCCTTCTGTCAAAACAAATATCCCCGGCCAGGACCGCAAATGCGCGCCCACAGCCGCTGTTACAAGGAGTTCGCATGACGCCATCGGAAAAAATGGCGCGCCTTGGCGCGCAGGCTAAAAACGCGGCGCGCGCCATGACCAGGGCTACGCCCGATTCCAAAAACAGGGCTCTGCTGGGGCTGGCCGAAATTTTGCGCGAGCGCGAGGCGGACATTCTGGCCGCCAACGCCCGTGACGTCGAAGCCGCAAGGAGCGCCGGGCAGGACTCCGCCCGCCTTGACCGCCTCACGCTCACCCCCATCATTATGGAAGAGATGCGCGCGGCCTGCGCCCACGTCGCCAACCTGCCCGATCCGGTGGGCGCTACCGAAAGCCAGTGGCAGCGCCCCAACGGCCTGCTGGTGGGCAAGATGCGCATTCCCCTCGGCGTCATCGCCATGATTTACGAGGCCCGCCCCAATGTCACCATTGACGCGGCCATTTTGTGCATCAAGGCTGGCAATGCCGTCATCCTGCGCGGCGGCAGTGAAGCCCTGCACTCCAACACGGCTCTGGCACAGGCGCTTCAGGACGCCATGGTGCAGGCTGGTCTGCCCGCCGAAGCCGCACAGCTTGTGACCGTGCCGGGGCATGAGGCCGTCAACGCCCTGTGCAAGCTTGACCAGTACATTGACGTCATCATCCCCCGTGGGGGCGAAGGGCTTGTGCGCGCCGTGACCGAGGCCGCCACCATGCCCGTGCTCAAGCATTTCAAGGGCGTGTGCCACGCCTATATCGAGCCGGACGCCGACCTTGAGAAGGCTCTGGACATCGTGTTCAACGGCAAGGTGCAGCGCCCCGGCGTGTGCAACGCGCTGGAATGCCTGCTGGTTCACAAGGACGTGGCCGCGCGCTTTCTGCCCATGGTGGCGGAAAAGCTCGGCGCCGCCGGTGTGGAATTTCGCGCCGACGCCACTGCCCTGCCGCTTATGGGCAAGGCTCCCGCAGGCAGCGTCGTGCCCCAGAAACCCGAGGATCTCGGGCAGGAGTTCCACAACCTCATCCTTGCCGTGCGCGTGGTTAAGGATATGGACGAAGCCCTGGATCACATTGCCCGCTACGGCTCCAATCACACGGA
Protein-coding regions in this window:
- a CDS encoding glutamate-5-semialdehyde dehydrogenase, with the translated sequence MTPSEKMARLGAQAKNAARAMTRATPDSKNRALLGLAEILREREADILAANARDVEAARSAGQDSARLDRLTLTPIIMEEMRAACAHVANLPDPVGATESQWQRPNGLLVGKMRIPLGVIAMIYEARPNVTIDAAILCIKAGNAVILRGGSEALHSNTALAQALQDAMVQAGLPAEAAQLVTVPGHEAVNALCKLDQYIDVIIPRGGEGLVRAVTEAATMPVLKHFKGVCHAYIEPDADLEKALDIVFNGKVQRPGVCNALECLLVHKDVAARFLPMVAEKLGAAGVEFRADATALPLMGKAPAGSVVPQKPEDLGQEFHNLILAVRVVKDMDEALDHIARYGSNHTEIICTNDHAKAMRFLREADASMVAVNASSRFNDGGQLGLGAEIGISTSKLHAYGAMGVEELTTTKFVVLGQGQVRQ